A DNA window from Arachis duranensis cultivar V14167 chromosome 3, aradu.V14167.gnm2.J7QH, whole genome shotgun sequence contains the following coding sequences:
- the LOC107480966 gene encoding plasmodesmata-located protein 7 isoform X1, which produces MAPSLSLLSLIVFSLSLQLLPSSSYSVPVDTFVYGGCTQQRYNPTSPYESNLNSLLGSLVNSATFSAYNNLTVLSSSQSGVAYGLYQCRGDLAMQDCASCVARAVSRAGELCPGACGGAVQLDGCFVKYDNVAFVGVEDKSVVLRKCGSHSAGYDPEAVLVGLAGSGGYFRVGGSGRLKGVAQCTGDLSAAECQDCVGEAVRRLRSDCAASDYGDMFLGKCYARFSTGGAHGGYYNSKAHGRSDNEGEKTFAIIIGLLAGVALLIIFLAFLRRICEGQEFKQEFDFTRISSPLYSYQYP; this is translated from the exons atggcTCCCTCTCTATCGCTCCTCTCCCTCATTGTCTTTTCTCTCTCCTTACAGTTACTCCCTTCCTCTTCTTATTCCGTACCGGTGGACACCTTCGTTTATGGCGGCTGCACGCAACAAAG GTACAATCCAACCTCGCCGTACGAGTCAAACCTCAACTCGCTACTTGGCTCGCTGGTCAACTCAGCCACATTCTCCGCCTACAACAACCTCACCGTCCTTTCATCTTCGCAAAGTGGCGTCGCCTACGGTCTATACCAGTGCCGAGGCGACCTCGCCATGCAAGACTGCGCCTCCTGCGTCGCACGTGCCGTCTCACGAGCTGGCGAGCTCTGTCCGGGAGCGTGCGGCGGTGCCGTCCAGCTCGACGGCTGCTTCGTCAAGTACGACAACGTCGCGTTCGTTGGGGTGGAGGACAAGTCGGTGGTACTGAGGAAGTGCGGCTCTCATTCGGCCGGCTACGATCCGGAAGCGGTTTTGGTTGGGTTGGCGGGTTCGGGAGGGTACTTTCGGGTTGGAGGTTCGGGTCGGCTGAAGGGTGTGGCTCAGTGCACGGGGGATCTCAGTGCAGCGGAGTGCCAGGATTGCGTTGGCGAGGCGGTGCGGCGGCTGAGGAGTGATTGCGCCGCCTCCGATTACGGGGACATGTTTCTGGGGAAGTGCTACGCCAGGTTCTCGACCGGTGGGGCCCATGGAGGGTACTACAACTCAAAAGCCCATG GTAGATCGGACAATGAAGGTGAGAAGACATTTGcaataattattggattattagCAGGTGTAGCTTTACTCATTATTTTCCTTGCTTTCTTGAGGAGAATTTGTGAAGGACAAG AATTTAAGCAAGAGTTCGATTTCACGAGAATATCAAGCCCCTTGTATTCATACCAATATCCGTAA
- the LOC107480966 gene encoding plasmodesmata-located protein 7 isoform X2 encodes MAPSLSLLSLIVFSLSLQLLPSSSYSVPVDTFVYGGCTQQRYNPTSPYESNLNSLLGSLVNSATFSAYNNLTVLSSSQSGVAYGLYQCRGDLAMQDCASCVARAVSRAGELCPGACGGAVQLDGCFVKYDNVAFVGVEDKSVVLRKCGSHSAGYDPEAVLVGLAGSGGYFRVGGSGRLKGVAQCTGDLSAAECQDCVGEAVRRLRSDCAASDYGDMFLGKCYARFSTGGAHGGYYNSKAHGRSDNEGEKTFAIIIGLLAGVALLIIFLAFLRRICEGQGK; translated from the exons atggcTCCCTCTCTATCGCTCCTCTCCCTCATTGTCTTTTCTCTCTCCTTACAGTTACTCCCTTCCTCTTCTTATTCCGTACCGGTGGACACCTTCGTTTATGGCGGCTGCACGCAACAAAG GTACAATCCAACCTCGCCGTACGAGTCAAACCTCAACTCGCTACTTGGCTCGCTGGTCAACTCAGCCACATTCTCCGCCTACAACAACCTCACCGTCCTTTCATCTTCGCAAAGTGGCGTCGCCTACGGTCTATACCAGTGCCGAGGCGACCTCGCCATGCAAGACTGCGCCTCCTGCGTCGCACGTGCCGTCTCACGAGCTGGCGAGCTCTGTCCGGGAGCGTGCGGCGGTGCCGTCCAGCTCGACGGCTGCTTCGTCAAGTACGACAACGTCGCGTTCGTTGGGGTGGAGGACAAGTCGGTGGTACTGAGGAAGTGCGGCTCTCATTCGGCCGGCTACGATCCGGAAGCGGTTTTGGTTGGGTTGGCGGGTTCGGGAGGGTACTTTCGGGTTGGAGGTTCGGGTCGGCTGAAGGGTGTGGCTCAGTGCACGGGGGATCTCAGTGCAGCGGAGTGCCAGGATTGCGTTGGCGAGGCGGTGCGGCGGCTGAGGAGTGATTGCGCCGCCTCCGATTACGGGGACATGTTTCTGGGGAAGTGCTACGCCAGGTTCTCGACCGGTGGGGCCCATGGAGGGTACTACAACTCAAAAGCCCATG GTAGATCGGACAATGAAGGTGAGAAGACATTTGcaataattattggattattagCAGGTGTAGCTTTACTCATTATTTTCCTTGCTTTCTTGAGGAGAATTTGTGAAGGACAAG gtaaataa